In Musa acuminata AAA Group cultivar baxijiao chromosome BXJ2-8, Cavendish_Baxijiao_AAA, whole genome shotgun sequence, one genomic interval encodes:
- the LOC135618777 gene encoding elongation factor Tu, mitochondrial-like, which produces MAASAALRNPKSRRLLRFSSVSPLLYSCCRGAIVGSEPKILTDAILGSESAGALWSRRSMATFTRTKPHVNVGTIGHVDHGKTTLTAAITKVLSEEGKAKAVAFDEIDKAPEEKARGITIATAHVEYETAKRHYAHVDCPGHADYVKNMITGAAQMDGGILVVSAPDGPMPQTKEHILLARQVGVPSLVCFLNKVDAVDDPELLELVEMELRELLSFYKFPGDEIPIVQGSALSALQGTNEEIGKKAILKLMDAVDEYIPDPIRQLDKPFLMPIEDVFSIQGRGTVVTGRVEQGTIKTGEEVEVLGLMQGGPLKTTVTGVEMFKKILDHGEAGDNVGLLLRGLKRGDVQRGQVVCKPGTLKTYTKFEAEIYVLTKDEGGRHTAFFSNYRPQFFMRTADVTGKVELPESVKMVMPGDNVTATFELISPVPLEAGQRFALREGGRTVGAGVVAKVIS; this is translated from the exons ATGGCTGCCTCGGCCGCTCTGAGGAACCCTAAATCGAGGCGACTCCTCCGCTTCTCGTCCGTCTCCCCTCTGCTCTACTCATGCTGTCGCGGGGCGATCGTCGGCTCGGAGCCGAAGATTTTGACAGACGCGATCCTCGGGAGCGAGTCCGCGGGCGCGCTGTGGTCGAGGAGGTCCATGGCCACCTTCACCCGGAC GAAACCTCATGTAAATGTTGGTACGATTGGGCATGTTGATCATGGGAAAACTACACTAACAGCAGCAATTACAAAG GTTCTATCTGAAGAGGGAAAAGCTAAAGCTGTTGCTTTTGATGAGATCGACAAAGCCCCCGAGGAGAAAGCTAGAGGAATTACCATCGCAACA GCTCATGTGGAATATGAAACTGCAAAACGACACTATGCCCATGTTGATTGCCCAGGACATGCAGACTATGTTAAG AATATGATCACTGGAGCTGCTCAAATGGATGGTGGGATCCTCGTTGTTTCGGCACCTGATGGACCAATGCCTCAAACTAAGGAACATATTCTGCTTGCTCGGCAG GTGGGTGTGCCATCACTTGTATGCTTCCTGAACAAGGTTGATGCTGTTGATGATCCTGAGTTACTAGAACTTGTAGAAATGGAGCTTCGAG AGCTGCTTAGCTTTTACAAGTTCCCTGGGGATGAGATTCCAATTGTACAAGGATCAGCATTGTCCGCTTTGCAGGGTACAAATGAAGAAATAGGAAAGAAggcaattttaaaattaatggATGCAGTAGATGAATATATACCAGATCCAATACGCCAACTTGACAAGCCCTTTCTCATGCCAATTGAAGATGTATTTTCAATACAG GGACGTGGAACTGTTGTTACCGGCAGAGTTGAGCAAGGAACAATAAAAACCGGAGAAGAAGTTGAAGTTTTAGGGCTGATGCAG GGTGGGCCTTTGAAAACTACCGTTACTGgtgttgagatgttcaagaagatcTTGGATCATGGAGAA GCTGGCGACAATGTTGGCCTTCTACTACGTGGACTAAAGCGTGGAGATGTGCAACGAGGGCAG GTAGTATGCAAGCCTGGTACATTAAAGACATACACGAAATTTGAGGCAGAGATTTATGTACTTACGAAGGATGAAGGTGGTCGCCACACTGCTTTCTTCTCAAACTACAGACCCCAGTTCTTCATGAGAACTGCAGATGTTACTGGTAAAGTGGAGCTCCCTGAAAGTGTAAAGATGGTGATGCCTGGTGACAACGTCACAGCTACATTTGAATTGATCTCACCTGTTCCCCTTGAAGCAG GACAAAGATTTGCCCTCCGGGAAGGTGGGAGGACAGTTGGTGCAGGAGTTGTAGCTAAGGTAATTAGCTGA
- the LOC103993725 gene encoding membrane protein PM19L, translating into MASQSPKSVALFLLFINLLMYAIVAAVAGWALNYGIEETPRAASGLSVPARLFPIYYPIGNLATGFFVIFSLISGVVGVATSLTGLQDVTDGSASNLLSAAAASVITWGLTLLAMGLACKEITIGWRSSSLRTLETLTIILSGTQLLCSGAIHAGVPATVSRYVTGRV; encoded by the exons ATGGCATCTCAGAGCCCCAAATCCGTtgccctcttccttctcttcatcAACCTCCTCATGTACGCGATCGTCGCCGCAGTCGCCGGTTGGGCTCTCAACTATGGCATCGAGGAGACACCTCGTGCAG CTTCCGGTTTATCGGTGCCTGCTCGATTGTTCCCGATCTACTATCCGATCGGGAATCTGGCAACCGGATTCTTCGTCATCTTTTCCCTCATCTCCGGAGTCGTCGGAGTCGCCACCTCGCTTACCGGCTTGCAAGACGTCACCGATGGGAGTGCGTCCAACTTATTATCAGCTGCAGCCGCCTCCGTCATCACTTGGGGCCTCACTCTTCTGGCCATGGG GTTGGCATGCAAAGAGATCACCATCGGTTGGAGGAGCTCGAGCCTG AGGACGTTGGAAACGCTCACGATCATCTTGAGCGGCACTCAGCTGCTGTGTTCAGGCGCCATCCATGCCGGTGTTCCAGCCACCGTCTCACGTTACGTCACAGGAAGAGTCTGA
- the LOC103994316 gene encoding uncharacterized protein LOC103994316, with product MRLSKGSSVEVYKCKEGSYSWSTARVISGNGHTYFLRYDRRPTDRPLVVERVPRKFLRPPPLPIGGLFSDWAPGDVVEAFEDCTWYPAVVVSVMAVGRFDVRLDGSFRRLNVRTCELRLRQLWKDNTWSLIPKDSGNRRPSNHPLPAESYISRNEDEERSTKRPRIISSPSESCNTAGWTRRGMELPSRHHPHASVPPPRALDLQDLQTAIGGMLEADGDRSPSSSVGSS from the exons ATGAGGCTGTCCAAGGGAAGTTCGGTGGAGGTCTACAAGTGTAAGGAAGGCTCCTACTCCTGGAGCACCGCCCGGGTCATCTCAGGCAACGGCCACACGTATTTCCTCAGGTACGATCGCCGCCCGACGGACAGGCCGCTGGTTGTGGAAAGAGTGCCGAGGAAGTTCCTCAGACCCCCGCCGTTGCCGATCGGCGGCTTGTTCAGCGACTGGGCTCCCGGAGACGTCGTCGAGGCGTTCGAGGATTGTACCTGGTATCCTGCGGTGGTGGTCTCAGTCATGGCCGTCGGCCGCTTCGACGTCCGACTTGATGGATCTTTCAGACGCCTCAACGTCCGCACCTGCGAACTCCGGCTGCGGCAGCTATGGAAGGATAACACATGGAGTCTGATCCCAAAG GATTCTGGGAATCGTAGACCAAGCAACCACCCGTTGCCGGCTGAAAGCTATATCAGCCGTAACGAAGATGAAGAGCGCTCCACGAAAAGGCCACGGATCATCTCGTCGCCCTCTGAGTCATGCAATACGGCTGGCTGGACGAGGAGAGGTATGGAGTTGCCGTCGAGGCATCATCCTCATGCTTCCGTACCTCCTCCACGGGCATTGGATCTGCAAGATCTGCAAACGGCGATTGGTGGAATGCTCGAAGCCGACGGCGATCGCAGTCCTTCGTCCTCAGTTGGTAGTTCTTGA